The Cellulomonas wangleii genome includes a region encoding these proteins:
- a CDS encoding HD domain-containing protein: MTTPAALPPALDDLLDGGRLVLPPGDVPRAALALARDLEPDYLLHHSVRSWVLARVAAAERGWRPADFDDVALFVACVLHDTGLHLASRGDRRFEVEGADLARSFVISQGLPTSTADTVWDAVALHTSVGIAEHKQAEVALARAGIAMDFGSGADAVPDTLAAVLTTELPRLDLTRRIVDAIVEHAAGSDVRAPAASLPGLLVRERREPPHVTSMERAAAAGRWGV; the protein is encoded by the coding sequence ATGACGACGCCCGCCGCACTCCCACCGGCCCTGGACGACCTGCTCGACGGGGGCCGTCTGGTGCTCCCGCCCGGCGACGTCCCGCGCGCGGCGCTCGCGCTCGCGCGGGACCTCGAGCCCGACTACCTCCTGCACCACAGCGTGCGCAGCTGGGTCCTCGCACGGGTCGCGGCCGCAGAGCGCGGGTGGCGGCCGGCCGACTTCGACGACGTGGCGCTGTTCGTCGCGTGCGTGCTGCACGACACCGGGCTGCACCTGGCCTCACGCGGTGACCGGCGCTTCGAGGTCGAGGGTGCCGACCTGGCGCGGTCGTTCGTGATCTCCCAGGGCCTGCCGACGAGCACGGCCGACACGGTGTGGGACGCGGTCGCCCTGCACACGTCGGTCGGGATCGCCGAGCACAAGCAGGCCGAGGTCGCGCTCGCGCGCGCGGGCATCGCCATGGACTTCGGGTCCGGCGCGGACGCCGTGCCGGACACCCTGGCAGCGGTGCTCACGACGGAGCTGCCTCGCCTCGACCTGACGCGCCGGATCGTCGACGCGATCGTCGAGCACGCCGCCGGCAGCGACGTGCGCGCTCCTGCGGCGAGCCTGCCGGGCCTGCTCGTGCGTGAGAGGCGCGAGCCGCCGCACGTCACGTCGATGGAGCGCGCGGCCGCGGCGGGGCGCTGGGGCGTCTGA
- the rpmF gene encoding 50S ribosomal protein L32, whose protein sequence is MAVPKRKMSRSNTRARRSQWKTTATTLTTCPQCKSQTRPHIACPSCGAYNGRRYVEAVRSEHEAV, encoded by the coding sequence GTGGCGGTTCCGAAGCGCAAGATGTCGCGCAGCAACACCCGTGCGCGTCGGTCGCAGTGGAAGACCACTGCCACGACGCTCACCACCTGCCCCCAGTGCAAGTCGCAGACGCGCCCGCACATCGCGTGCCCGTCGTGCGGTGCGTACAACGGCCGTCGCTACGTCGAGGCCGTGCGCAGCGAGCACGAGGCCGTCTGA
- a CDS encoding YceD family protein codes for MRTVQRTVAAPDELGSGMIGIPAGSDLELDLRLEAVMEGVLVSGSIRGEAVGECVRCLEQVVEPVDAPLQELYVYPERADAAAASGDEDEDVRELEGDLVDLEPALRDAVVPALPFRPLCRVDCPGLCSECGARLADDPDHAHETIDPRWAALGGLQGTDDEKRES; via the coding sequence ATGCGGACGGTGCAGCGGACGGTCGCGGCACCTGACGAGCTCGGCAGCGGCATGATCGGCATCCCTGCCGGGAGCGACCTGGAGCTGGATCTTCGGCTCGAGGCGGTCATGGAAGGGGTCCTGGTCTCCGGATCGATCCGCGGCGAAGCCGTCGGGGAGTGCGTGAGGTGCCTGGAGCAGGTGGTCGAGCCAGTCGACGCGCCGCTGCAGGAGCTGTACGTGTACCCCGAGCGTGCCGACGCCGCGGCGGCGAGCGGTGACGAGGACGAGGACGTGCGTGAGCTGGAGGGCGACCTGGTCGACCTCGAGCCCGCGCTGCGTGACGCGGTCGTGCCCGCGCTGCCCTTCCGGCCCCTGTGCCGGGTGGACTGCCCGGGCCTGTGCTCCGAGTGCGGGGCGCGGCTCGCCGACGACCCGGACCACGCGCATGAGACGATCGACCCCCGGTGGGCGGCCCTCGGCGGCCTGCAGGGCACAGACGACGAGAAGAGAGAGAGCTGA
- the coaD gene encoding pantetheine-phosphate adenylyltransferase, translating into MRTAVCPGSFDPITLGHVDVVRRARSMFDEVVVAVAHNASKRSLLPPDERVRLAADALAGWEGVRVVSTDGLLVDLVRDVGACAVVKGLRSGADLDAELAMALMNRHLSGVETVFVLGDPARAHIASSLVKDVARHGGPIDDMVTPEVAAAVRQALAPSPGVGGEDGR; encoded by the coding sequence GTGAGAACCGCCGTCTGCCCCGGGTCGTTCGACCCGATCACGCTGGGTCACGTGGACGTCGTCCGGCGCGCCCGGTCGATGTTCGACGAGGTCGTGGTGGCGGTGGCGCACAACGCCTCGAAGCGGTCGCTGCTGCCGCCCGACGAACGGGTCCGGCTGGCGGCGGACGCGCTGGCGGGGTGGGAGGGCGTGCGGGTCGTGTCGACGGACGGGCTGCTCGTCGACCTCGTGCGGGACGTCGGGGCGTGCGCGGTCGTCAAGGGCCTGCGCAGCGGCGCGGACCTCGACGCGGAGCTCGCGATGGCACTGATGAACCGGCACCTGTCCGGCGTGGAGACGGTCTTCGTCCTGGGCGACCCGGCGCGTGCGCACATCGCGTCGTCCCTGGTCAAGGACGTGGCACGGCACGGCGGGCCGATCGACGACATGGTGACGCCCGAGGTGGCGGCAGCGGTGCGACAGGCACTGGCACCGTCCCCGGGCGTCGGGGGAGAGGACGGACGATGA
- the rnc gene encoding ribonuclease III yields the protein MSTAAQSLLEKLGVHLDPELLVLALTHRSFAHEAGGIPTNERLEFLGDTVLGLVVTEHLYRAHPSHSEGDLAKMRAATVSQRALARVARTLDLGDYVLLGKGELATGGKDKDSILSDTLEAIFGAVYLSHGLEPARELVDRLVSPTLAAAADLGAGLDWKTSLQELSAALGLGAPYYEVTGEGPDHARTFTARAVVGGEVRGSGTGPAKKVAEQEAAAAAWTTLSALRDAAASDGATADAATAEDVTADDVTADDVAADPR from the coding sequence GTGAGCACGGCAGCGCAGTCGCTCCTCGAGAAGCTCGGGGTCCACCTGGACCCCGAGCTTCTCGTGCTCGCCCTGACGCACCGCTCGTTCGCCCACGAGGCCGGCGGCATCCCCACCAACGAGCGCCTGGAGTTCCTGGGCGACACCGTGCTGGGGCTCGTCGTCACCGAGCACCTGTACCGGGCCCACCCCTCGCACTCCGAGGGCGACCTGGCCAAGATGCGCGCGGCCACCGTGTCGCAGCGCGCCCTCGCTCGGGTCGCCCGCACCCTCGACCTCGGCGACTACGTGCTGCTGGGCAAGGGCGAGCTCGCCACCGGCGGCAAGGACAAGGACTCGATCCTGTCCGACACGCTCGAGGCGATCTTCGGCGCGGTCTACCTCTCCCACGGCCTCGAGCCGGCGCGCGAGCTGGTCGACCGCCTGGTGAGCCCGACCCTGGCGGCAGCAGCCGACCTGGGCGCCGGCCTCGACTGGAAGACCTCCCTGCAGGAGCTGTCCGCCGCGCTCGGGCTCGGTGCCCCGTACTACGAGGTCACGGGCGAGGGCCCCGACCACGCCCGGACGTTCACGGCCCGGGCGGTCGTGGGCGGCGAGGTCCGCGGGAGCGGCACCGGACCGGCCAAGAAGGTCGCGGAGCAGGAGGCCGCCGCAGCGGCGTGGACCACCCTGAGCGCGCTGCGCGACGCCGCAGCGTCCGACGGCGCGACGGCCGACGCCGCGACGGCCGAGGACGTGACCGCCGACGACGTGACCGCCGACGACGTGGCCGCCGACCCGCGCTGA
- a CDS encoding response regulator — MIVDDHEVVRRGIAEVVERTDGMTVVAEAGSVADGVRRANLVRPQVMLVDLQMPDGTGIDLIQAVRETLPEARAIVLTSFDDDDALAAALDAGAAAYLLKSVRGAEITDVIRAVAAGRTLLDDRTVARRRAGHEDPTESLTPSELRVLDLIGEGMSNREIAERLGVAEKTVKNHITSLLAKMGLQRRTQVAAWVASRKNSGWRAEPGH, encoded by the coding sequence ATGATCGTCGACGACCACGAGGTCGTCCGCCGCGGCATCGCCGAGGTCGTCGAGCGCACCGACGGCATGACCGTCGTCGCCGAGGCCGGGTCCGTCGCCGACGGCGTCCGGCGCGCCAACCTCGTCCGGCCGCAGGTCATGCTCGTCGACCTGCAGATGCCGGACGGCACGGGCATCGACCTCATCCAGGCGGTCCGCGAGACGCTGCCCGAGGCGCGCGCCATCGTCCTGACGTCGTTCGACGACGACGACGCGCTCGCGGCGGCGCTCGACGCCGGGGCGGCCGCCTACCTGCTCAAGAGCGTGCGCGGGGCGGAGATCACCGACGTGATCCGCGCGGTCGCGGCCGGACGCACGCTGCTCGACGACCGCACGGTGGCCCGCCGCCGCGCCGGGCACGAGGACCCGACGGAGTCGCTGACGCCCAGCGAGCTGCGCGTCCTGGACCTCATCGGTGAGGGCATGTCCAACCGCGAGATCGCCGAGCGTCTCGGCGTCGCCGAGAAGACGGTGAAGAACCACATCACGTCGCTGCTGGCGAAGATGGGGCTGCAGCGGCGCACGCAGGTCGCCGCCTGGGTGGCGTCGCGCAAGAACTCCGGCTGGCGGGCCGAGCCCGGGCACTGA
- a CDS encoding saccharopine dehydrogenase family protein, with product MVGTAREHDVVVLGATGFVGTLLCEHLARQAPAGTRIALAGRSHERLVRTRAALPERAHAWPVLVADTDDAPSLRALAASTRVLVSTVGPYLQHGLPVVEACARAGTHYADLTGEVPFVRQAADAHDEVARATGARLVHACGYDAVPSDLAVLVLHRRVAADGAGSLGRVRLVASARGGVSGGTVASARGIAELAGRDPAVRRLLADPFSLSPDRTAEPDVPQPSDTPAPGRTVDGRWVATSPMGSFNTRVVRRSNALQGWAYGRELRYQEVAATGSGLRGAARAAGLTVGLPLALAALAAPPTRALLDRVLPAPGTGPDAETRRAGWFRMDLHAVTTTGQHYRALAAGRGDPGYSATAVMLGEAALALALDGDRLPDRAGSLTPATAVGDVLVERLRAADHRYVASVR from the coding sequence ATGGTCGGCACCGCACGCGAGCACGACGTCGTCGTCCTCGGGGCGACCGGGTTCGTCGGGACGCTCCTGTGCGAGCACCTCGCGCGGCAGGCCCCTGCCGGGACCCGCATCGCGCTGGCAGGACGGTCCCACGAGAGGTTGGTACGGACGCGGGCGGCGCTTCCCGAGCGCGCCCACGCGTGGCCGGTCCTCGTCGCGGACACCGACGACGCGCCGTCCCTGCGCGCGCTGGCCGCGTCGACGCGCGTCCTGGTCAGCACCGTGGGGCCGTACCTGCAGCACGGGCTTCCGGTCGTCGAGGCGTGCGCCCGCGCCGGCACCCACTACGCCGACCTGACCGGCGAGGTGCCGTTCGTCCGGCAGGCCGCCGACGCGCACGACGAGGTCGCCCGGGCGACCGGAGCGCGCCTCGTCCACGCGTGCGGGTACGACGCCGTCCCGTCCGACCTCGCCGTCCTGGTGCTGCACCGGCGCGTCGCCGCCGACGGCGCCGGCTCGCTGGGGCGCGTCCGCCTGGTCGCGAGCGCGCGCGGCGGTGTCAGCGGCGGCACCGTCGCGTCGGCGCGCGGCATCGCCGAGCTGGCCGGACGGGACCCGGCAGTCCGCCGCCTGCTCGCCGACCCGTTCTCCCTGAGTCCCGACCGCACCGCCGAGCCGGACGTGCCGCAGCCCTCGGACACCCCGGCGCCCGGGCGCACGGTCGACGGCCGCTGGGTCGCGACGTCGCCGATGGGGTCGTTCAACACGCGCGTGGTGCGGCGGTCGAACGCGCTGCAAGGCTGGGCGTACGGCCGCGAGCTGCGCTACCAGGAGGTGGCGGCGACCGGCTCCGGGCTGCGCGGGGCGGCGAGGGCCGCCGGGCTGACGGTCGGGCTGCCGCTCGCGCTCGCGGCGCTGGCGGCGCCACCGACGCGTGCGCTGCTCGACCGGGTGCTGCCGGCCCCGGGCACGGGCCCGGACGCGGAGACCCGGCGCGCCGGGTGGTTCCGCATGGACCTCCACGCGGTGACGACGACCGGTCAGCACTACCGCGCGCTGGCCGCCGGCCGGGGTGACCCCGGCTACTCCGCGACGGCCGTGATGCTCGGGGAGGCGGCGCTCGCCCTGGCGCTGGACGGCGACCGGCTCCCGGACCGTGCCGGGTCGCTCACGCCCGCGACGGCCGTCGGCGACGTGCTGGTCGAGCGGCTACGGGCAGCCGACCACCGGTACGTGGCGTCCGTGCGCTGA
- the mutM gene encoding bifunctional DNA-formamidopyrimidine glycosylase/DNA-(apurinic or apyrimidinic site) lyase — protein MPELPEVETVRDGLERHVLGRTVVGVEVRRDYSVRRHDGGPVDLAARLTGRRLEAAVRRGKFLWLLLDTGARQGDDGLLAHLGMSGQLLVRGPGPAAAPGPAGWVDHPHLRVRFALDDGSALDFVDQRTFGHLSVPDLVPTADGAPGGRGSPRAVVPAPVAHIARDLLDPALDRPALVDAVRSRRTELKRALLDQTLVSGIGNIYADEALWRARLHGARPTATLRRAEVTRVLDAAAEVMSEALAQGGTSFDALYVNVNGASGYFDRSLAVYGQEGRPCPRCGTPVRRDAFANRSSFSCPRCQPRPRRPRV, from the coding sequence GTGCCCGAGCTCCCCGAGGTCGAGACCGTCCGTGACGGGCTCGAGCGGCACGTGCTCGGCCGCACCGTCGTCGGTGTCGAGGTGCGGCGGGACTACTCCGTGCGCCGGCACGACGGCGGCCCGGTCGACCTCGCCGCGCGCCTGACGGGACGACGCCTGGAGGCCGCGGTGCGGCGCGGCAAGTTCCTGTGGCTGCTCCTCGACACCGGGGCGCGGCAGGGTGACGACGGCCTGCTGGCGCACCTCGGGATGAGCGGGCAGCTGCTGGTGCGTGGGCCCGGCCCCGCGGCTGCGCCCGGCCCGGCGGGCTGGGTCGACCACCCGCACCTGCGCGTGCGGTTCGCCCTCGACGACGGGTCCGCCCTGGACTTCGTGGACCAGCGCACGTTCGGGCACCTGTCGGTGCCGGACCTGGTCCCCACCGCGGACGGGGCGCCCGGTGGGCGCGGCTCGCCGCGCGCCGTCGTGCCGGCGCCCGTCGCGCACATCGCCCGCGACCTGCTGGACCCCGCGCTGGACCGCCCGGCCCTCGTCGACGCCGTGCGGTCCCGGCGCACGGAGCTCAAGCGCGCGCTGCTCGACCAGACGCTCGTGTCGGGCATCGGCAACATCTACGCGGACGAGGCGCTCTGGCGCGCGCGGCTGCACGGCGCCCGTCCCACGGCGACGCTGCGGCGCGCCGAGGTGACGCGCGTCCTGGACGCCGCCGCGGAGGTCATGTCCGAGGCGCTGGCCCAGGGCGGGACGAGCTTCGACGCGCTGTACGTGAACGTGAACGGGGCGTCGGGCTACTTCGACCGGTCCCTGGCCGTCTACGGCCAGGAGGGCCGCCCGTGCCCGCGGTGCGGCACGCCCGTGCGGCGCGACGCCTTCGCCAACCGCTCGTCGTTCAGCTGCCCGCGCTGCCAGCCGCGGCCCCGGCGCCCACGCGTCTGA
- a CDS encoding GNAT family N-acetyltransferase: protein MLRALVGARRATQVLGALGGAGALAPTTPGPYLNYLAVHPAHQSRGRGGELLDHGIGALRDVTGTPWLGTTDPRNLPFYERHGFSTAGTHVLGDDGPVLTVLHG, encoded by the coding sequence GTGCTGCGCGCCCTCGTCGGCGCGCGCAGGGCGACGCAGGTGCTCGGCGCGCTGGGTGGTGCGGGCGCCCTCGCCCCGACGACCCCCGGCCCCTACCTCAACTACCTCGCGGTGCACCCGGCGCACCAGTCGCGCGGTCGGGGTGGCGAGCTGCTCGACCACGGCATCGGCGCCCTGCGCGACGTCACCGGCACGCCGTGGCTCGGCACGACCGATCCACGCAACCTGCCGTTCTACGAGCGGCACGGCTTCTCGACGGCCGGCACGCACGTGCTCGGCGACGACGGGCCCGTGCTCACCGTCCTGCACGGCTGA
- a CDS encoding sensor histidine kinase — MNEYRGEMREVPGRLPTAGTPFEHGVISDRPPPPALLTGDALTDLLGAMLAVAGHLELSAVLDRFVQVSAELTHARYGAINVLDDSGTSTTFVYTGVPTAVARMLRHPPHAHGVLGQIPHEGVLRLDDLTQHPAFQGWPAHHPSMGSFLGASVKVGEHVFGQLYLSEKEGGGAFTVGDERMVLALAAAAGVAVANAQLYAEAERREHWLRAGQDITTMLLEGVDEESALEHVARTAREVAGADTAALALPGMGGELFIELADGYHAAELTGLVMPRGGRAWTVLEEGRGLLTPSLSASRTVKVDEMRAFGPAMFAPLHSSGRGVGVLVLLRRIGRTPFDERDLATAESFAAQAALAYVLAEARHAQDVAALLDERERIARDLHDLAIQQLFATGMQLETVRRRAARGVDPQELTSIVEEALDNVDSSVRQIRQIVYALRDPDAATGLVERLRREASLARTGLGFAPSLVLSLDGEDLSQDDADAQDHLDERLEQQLTDDVVAVVREGLANAARHAQASSVTVRVAVRGSGPTGSVEVDVEDDGVGLPADRERSSGTGNLAARARQHGGTFSIGTAPSGTGTLLMWQAPLG; from the coding sequence GTGAACGAGTACCGGGGCGAGATGCGGGAGGTGCCCGGCAGGTTGCCGACGGCGGGGACGCCGTTCGAGCACGGGGTCATCTCCGACCGCCCACCGCCGCCCGCTCTCCTGACCGGGGACGCGCTGACGGACCTGCTCGGCGCGATGCTGGCGGTCGCCGGGCACCTCGAGCTGTCGGCCGTCCTCGACCGCTTCGTCCAGGTCAGCGCCGAGCTGACGCACGCCCGGTACGGCGCGATCAACGTGCTGGACGACTCGGGGACCTCGACGACGTTCGTCTACACCGGCGTGCCGACGGCCGTGGCCCGGATGCTGCGGCACCCCCCGCACGCGCACGGCGTCCTGGGGCAGATCCCCCACGAGGGCGTGCTGCGGCTGGACGACCTGACCCAGCACCCGGCGTTCCAGGGCTGGCCCGCCCACCACCCGTCCATGGGGTCGTTCCTCGGGGCGTCGGTGAAGGTCGGCGAGCACGTCTTCGGCCAGCTGTACCTGTCGGAGAAGGAGGGCGGCGGCGCGTTCACCGTGGGCGACGAGCGGATGGTGCTCGCCCTGGCCGCCGCCGCCGGGGTCGCCGTCGCCAACGCTCAGCTCTACGCCGAGGCGGAGCGTCGTGAGCACTGGCTGCGCGCCGGCCAGGACATCACCACCATGCTCCTCGAGGGCGTGGACGAGGAGTCGGCGCTGGAGCACGTGGCGCGCACCGCGCGCGAGGTCGCCGGTGCGGACACCGCCGCGCTCGCCCTGCCCGGCATGGGCGGAGAGCTGTTCATCGAGCTGGCCGACGGCTACCACGCGGCCGAGCTGACGGGCCTGGTCATGCCCCGCGGCGGGCGCGCCTGGACGGTCCTCGAGGAGGGGCGCGGGCTGCTCACGCCGTCCCTGTCCGCGTCGCGGACCGTCAAGGTCGACGAGATGCGCGCCTTCGGCCCGGCGATGTTCGCCCCGCTGCACTCCTCGGGCCGCGGCGTCGGCGTGCTCGTCCTGCTGCGCCGCATCGGCCGCACCCCGTTCGACGAGCGGGACCTGGCCACCGCCGAGTCGTTCGCCGCCCAGGCCGCGCTCGCGTACGTGCTCGCCGAGGCCCGGCACGCGCAGGACGTCGCGGCCCTCCTCGACGAGCGCGAGCGCATCGCACGGGACCTGCACGACCTGGCCATCCAGCAGCTGTTCGCGACCGGCATGCAGCTGGAGACCGTGCGCCGCCGGGCGGCGCGCGGCGTCGACCCCCAGGAGCTCACGAGCATCGTCGAGGAGGCGCTGGACAACGTCGACAGCTCGGTGCGGCAGATCCGGCAGATCGTCTACGCGCTGCGTGACCCGGACGCCGCCACGGGGTTGGTCGAGCGCCTGCGCCGCGAGGCGTCGCTCGCCCGCACCGGCCTGGGCTTCGCCCCGTCCCTGGTGCTCTCGCTCGACGGCGAGGACCTGTCGCAGGACGACGCCGACGCGCAGGACCACCTCGACGAACGCCTCGAGCAGCAGCTGACGGACGACGTGGTGGCGGTGGTGCGCGAAGGGCTGGCCAACGCCGCGCGGCACGCGCAGGCGTCGTCGGTCACCGTGCGCGTCGCGGTGCGCGGGTCGGGTCCGACCGGTTCGGTGGAGGTCGACGTCGAGGACGACGGCGTGGGCCTGCCTGCCGACCGGGAGCGCAGCTCCGGGACCGGCAACCTCGCGGCCCGCGCGCGGCAGCACGGCGGGACGTTCAGCATCGGCACCGCACCCAGCGGAACGGGCACGCTGCTCATGTGGCAGGCGCCGCTCGGCTGA
- the bla gene encoding class A beta-lactamase: protein MPSTSTMNRVLVVLVAAGVAVTAGCGAAPREAPTAVPTASSAPAPTTTRSPTATQLPLALEELEARYDARLGVHAVDTGTGAAVAWRPDERFAYASTIKALAAGAVLDLVGVDGLAREVPVRAEDIVTYSPVTETRVGGTMTLAEVAEAAVTRSDNTAGNLLFEVLGGPAALDEALAVLGDDVTVVARTEPDLNEATPGDERDTTTPRVLAADLREYVLGTTLTDDERAVLTAWLTGTQTGDTLVRALLPADWVVGDKSGTGGFGTRNDVAVVWPTDGAPIVVAVMSDRAERDAEPDDAVVAEAAAAAVAALGRS, encoded by the coding sequence ATGCCCAGCACGTCGACCATGAACCGTGTCCTCGTCGTCCTCGTCGCCGCGGGTGTCGCCGTCACCGCAGGGTGCGGTGCCGCGCCGCGGGAGGCGCCGACGGCGGTCCCCACCGCGAGCAGCGCCCCGGCCCCGACGACCACGCGGTCGCCGACCGCCACGCAGCTGCCGCTCGCACTCGAGGAGCTCGAGGCCCGCTACGACGCCCGCCTCGGCGTGCACGCCGTCGACACCGGCACCGGTGCCGCGGTCGCGTGGCGCCCCGACGAGCGGTTCGCGTACGCGTCGACGATCAAGGCCCTCGCGGCCGGCGCGGTCCTCGACCTCGTCGGCGTGGACGGGCTCGCCCGCGAGGTCCCGGTCCGGGCCGAGGACATCGTGACCTACTCGCCGGTGACGGAGACGCGCGTCGGGGGCACGATGACGCTCGCCGAGGTGGCGGAGGCGGCCGTGACGCGCAGCGACAACACCGCCGGCAACCTGCTCTTCGAGGTGCTGGGCGGCCCTGCGGCGCTCGACGAGGCGCTCGCGGTCCTCGGCGACGACGTCACCGTCGTCGCCCGCACCGAACCCGACCTCAACGAGGCCACGCCGGGTGACGAGCGCGACACCACGACGCCGCGGGTGCTGGCCGCGGACCTGCGCGAGTACGTCCTCGGAACGACGCTCACGGACGACGAGCGGGCCGTCCTCACCGCCTGGCTCACCGGGACGCAGACCGGCGACACCCTGGTGCGCGCCCTGCTGCCTGCCGACTGGGTGGTCGGCGACAAGTCCGGCACCGGGGGCTTCGGCACCCGGAACGACGTCGCGGTCGTGTGGCCGACGGACGGTGCACCGATCGTGGTCGCCGTCATGTCCGACCGTGCGGAGCGCGACGCCGAGCCCGACGACGCCGTCGTCGCCGAGGCGGCGGCAGCCGCGGTCGCGGCCCTCGGGCGGTCCTGA
- a CDS encoding NAD(P)-dependent oxidoreductase, with protein MTTILLPTSVDGAPRLPAGVVPVPYDVAAAPPPQAAHADAIVVWGNPADRLAELAAAAPHVRWVQTLAAGPDAVLAAGFAPEAVITNGRGLHDATVTEHVLALTLACLRSVPGMVRAQAAHRWAAELGGLQPLHDPGRVRTLTDAHVTVWGFGSIAARLAPLLTGLGARVTGVATTAGVRHGVRVVTPADLPGILPTTDVLIGLLPALDATHRAIDARVLGLLPSRAWVVNAGRGSTLDEDALLAAVRAGTVAGAALDVLATEPLPADSPLWDEPDVLISPHAAGGRPVGWQDLVAQNVDLFLAGRPLRNVVPR; from the coding sequence GTGACCACGATCCTCCTGCCCACGTCCGTCGACGGCGCGCCGCGCCTGCCGGCGGGCGTCGTACCGGTCCCCTACGACGTCGCCGCAGCGCCCCCGCCGCAGGCCGCGCACGCCGACGCGATCGTCGTCTGGGGCAACCCCGCCGACCGGTTGGCGGAGCTCGCCGCCGCCGCGCCGCACGTGCGGTGGGTGCAGACCCTGGCGGCGGGGCCCGACGCCGTCCTCGCCGCGGGGTTCGCCCCCGAGGCCGTCATCACCAACGGACGCGGCCTGCACGACGCGACCGTCACGGAGCACGTCCTGGCGCTGACGCTGGCCTGCCTGCGCAGCGTTCCCGGCATGGTCCGGGCGCAGGCGGCGCACCGCTGGGCCGCCGAGCTCGGCGGCCTGCAGCCCCTGCACGACCCCGGGCGGGTGCGCACCCTGACGGACGCGCACGTCACCGTCTGGGGTTTCGGCTCGATCGCGGCGCGGCTGGCGCCCCTCCTGACGGGTCTGGGGGCCCGCGTGACGGGCGTGGCGACCACGGCGGGGGTGCGCCACGGGGTGCGCGTGGTGACGCCCGCCGACCTGCCGGGGATCCTGCCGACGACCGACGTGCTCATCGGCCTGCTCCCGGCGCTCGACGCGACCCACCGTGCGATCGACGCGCGGGTGCTGGGGCTGCTGCCGTCCCGCGCGTGGGTCGTCAACGCGGGCCGCGGCTCCACGCTCGACGAGGACGCGCTGCTCGCCGCGGTCCGCGCGGGCACCGTCGCGGGCGCGGCGCTCGACGTGCTCGCCACCGAGCCGCTGCCGGCGGACTCACCGCTGTGGGACGAGCCGGACGTGCTGATCAGCCCGCACGCGGCCGGCGGGCGCCCGGTCGGCTGGCAGGACCTGGTGGCGCAGAACGTCGACCTCTTCCTGGCCGGCCGCCCCCTGCGCAACGTCGTGCCGCGCTGA